Proteins co-encoded in one Acidovorax sp. 69 genomic window:
- the clsB gene encoding cardiolipin synthase ClsB: protein MKRPFRAPRSSRWVPGNHFDLLENGEEFFPRVFNAIAQARREVMLETFILFDDKIGQELHSALLQAAQRGVEVHVLVDGFGSPDLSDQYVGSLVEAGVQFRVFDPGRTFMGQRLNVLRRMHRKIVVVDGELGFIGGINYSADHVADFGPEAKQDYAVQVRGPIVAQMHHFTRAAVLDRAEHKRHRAAADTGRPHAGTAHAMFVTRDNQHHTSDIERHYRVALRAARSRVVIANAYFFPGYRFIREMRRAAKRGVDVRLILQGQPDMPIVKTAASLLYDHLQRAGVRVYEYCDRPLHGKVALVDDNWSTVGSSNLDPLSLSLNLEANVIIQDRAFNAQLHRRLSHLMDHSCKQIEAASPSRWDGLRVVRSYAVFHLMRWFPAWAGWLPKHEPTITLAKPGAAVAASAEPSSSPAT from the coding sequence ATGAAGCGCCCGTTTCGCGCGCCCCGTTCGTCGCGGTGGGTGCCTGGCAACCACTTCGATCTGCTCGAAAACGGCGAGGAATTTTTCCCGCGCGTGTTCAACGCCATTGCCCAGGCCCGGCGGGAGGTGATGCTGGAAACGTTCATCCTGTTTGACGACAAGATCGGCCAAGAACTGCACAGCGCTTTGCTGCAGGCCGCACAGCGCGGTGTCGAGGTGCATGTGCTGGTGGACGGCTTCGGCTCGCCCGATCTGTCGGACCAATATGTAGGCAGTCTGGTGGAGGCCGGCGTTCAGTTTCGGGTGTTTGACCCGGGCCGCACCTTCATGGGACAGCGGCTGAACGTGCTGCGCCGCATGCACCGAAAAATTGTGGTGGTGGACGGCGAGCTGGGCTTTATTGGCGGCATCAATTACTCGGCCGACCACGTGGCCGACTTTGGGCCCGAGGCCAAGCAGGACTACGCGGTGCAGGTGCGCGGGCCCATCGTGGCGCAGATGCACCATTTCACGCGCGCGGCAGTGCTGGACCGCGCCGAGCACAAGCGGCATCGGGCCGCCGCTGACACGGGGCGCCCGCATGCAGGCACCGCCCATGCCATGTTTGTCACGCGCGACAACCAGCACCACACCAGCGACATCGAACGCCACTACCGCGTGGCGTTGCGGGCTGCGCGCAGCCGGGTAGTGATTGCCAACGCGTATTTCTTCCCCGGCTACCGATTTATCCGCGAGATGCGGCGCGCCGCCAAACGCGGGGTGGATGTGCGGCTGATTTTGCAGGGCCAGCCCGACATGCCCATCGTGAAGACAGCGGCCAGCCTGCTGTACGACCACCTGCAACGCGCAGGGGTGCGGGTGTATGAATACTGCGACCGCCCGCTGCATGGCAAGGTGGCGCTGGTGGACGACAACTGGTCTACCGTGGGCTCCAGCAACCTCGACCCGCTGAGCCTGTCGCTGAACCTGGAGGCCAACGTGATCATCCAGGACCGCGCGTTCAACGCCCAGCTGCACCGCCGCTTGTCGCACCTGATGGACCATAGCTGCAAACAGATCGAAGCGGCTTCGCCCAGCCGTTGGGACGGGCTGCGCGTGGTGCGCAGCTACGCGGTGTTTCACCTGATGCGGTGGTTTCCCGCCTGGGCCGGCTGGCTGCCCAAGCACGAGCCCACGATCACACTGGCCAAACCGGGCGCCGCCGTCGCGGCCTCCGCCGAGCCCTCCAGCAGCCCGGCCACCTGA
- a CDS encoding rRNA pseudouridine synthase, which yields MTEKNPDPTHIRLAKRVAEQLNCSRSTAEQFVEGGFVSVDGQVVEAPGARVRPDQTVTVAQDASLLELTPVTLLLHKPAGFEAGLGQPAPGGSAPHRSQASRSQGATPATSLLEIASHLAEDASGIRVLQRHFKQLECFTPLPTEASGLVVYTQDKRIARKLAEDIESLEQECIVEVQGDIAPNGLQRLCHGLSFNGRALPPIKVSWQSETKLRFALKGIRPGQIPAMCDAVGLTVVALKRIRIGRVPLSKVPEGQWRYLQPWEKF from the coding sequence ATGACCGAAAAAAACCCCGACCCCACCCACATCCGCCTGGCCAAACGTGTGGCCGAACAACTGAACTGCTCGCGCAGCACGGCCGAGCAATTCGTCGAAGGCGGTTTTGTGAGCGTGGACGGCCAGGTGGTGGAGGCCCCCGGCGCGCGCGTGCGCCCCGACCAGACCGTGACGGTGGCGCAGGACGCAAGCCTTTTGGAGCTGACACCCGTCACCCTGCTGTTGCACAAACCAGCGGGTTTTGAAGCAGGCCTGGGCCAGCCGGCCCCCGGCGGTAGCGCGCCACACCGCAGCCAGGCCAGCCGCAGCCAGGGCGCCACCCCGGCCACGTCGCTGCTGGAGATCGCCTCCCATCTGGCCGAAGACGCCTCGGGCATCCGCGTGCTGCAGCGCCACTTCAAGCAGCTCGAGTGCTTCACCCCCTTGCCCACCGAAGCCAGCGGGCTCGTGGTCTACACCCAGGACAAACGCATCGCGCGCAAGCTGGCCGAGGACATCGAGTCGCTGGAGCAGGAGTGCATCGTGGAGGTCCAAGGCGATATTGCACCCAATGGCCTGCAGCGTCTGTGCCATGGCCTCTCGTTCAACGGCCGCGCGCTGCCGCCCATCAAGGTGAGCTGGCAGAGCGAAACCAAGCTGCGCTTTGCGCTCAAGGGAATTCGCCCCGGCCAGATTCCGGCCATGTGCGACGCCGTGGGCCTCACGGTGGTAGCCCTCAAGCGCATTCGCATCGGCCGCGTACCGCTGTCCAAGGTGCCGGAGGGTCAGTGGCGCTATCTGCAGCCGTGGGAGAAGTTTTAA
- a CDS encoding YjgN family protein: MSQVPSDGAAGPMSTFMPMNIDAHPLEFTGSGGEYFRVWIVNVLLSIVTLGIYTPWARRRTAQYFYSHTLVAGSPLEFTAQQRKMVMGFVLLMLLTIAYNLAANTGQDTAVGLFLLGGALLAPFIWGSAMRFRLGATRWRGLRLQFTASWKEVYVASWPVFALALVWFGVFFGMQMLSPELADALQAAEDEVRKPSMPSFTPAMGGLLLLGLVLSVLCFIRLEYNYKSLLVLKAQVGAERGRWKPVYMDFVKVWLATVAVFILCVVGIAVLIGVLAGSSIALVASQSNRLGLWMFVVIIVSIVAGIFLLILASAPARAYREARMFQLLWSNIGVSHVARFKCQLKSGRYVGLRIKNMLLTLLTLGLYRPFARVSEYRMKLESVTLHVKGGVNQVAGAMARQQQGGLGDALADAAGLDLIG; the protein is encoded by the coding sequence ATGAGCCAAGTTCCATCAGACGGCGCGGCGGGGCCGATGTCGACGTTCATGCCGATGAACATCGACGCCCACCCGCTCGAATTCACGGGCAGCGGGGGTGAGTATTTCCGGGTCTGGATCGTCAACGTGCTGCTCAGCATCGTCACGCTGGGCATCTACACCCCCTGGGCCCGGCGCCGCACGGCCCAGTATTTCTACAGCCACACCCTGGTGGCCGGCAGTCCCCTCGAATTCACCGCGCAGCAGCGCAAGATGGTGATGGGCTTTGTGCTGCTGATGCTGCTCACCATTGCCTACAACCTCGCCGCCAACACCGGGCAAGACACGGCCGTGGGCTTGTTCCTGCTGGGGGGTGCACTGCTGGCCCCCTTCATCTGGGGCAGCGCCATGCGGTTTCGCCTGGGGGCCACGCGCTGGCGCGGCCTGCGACTGCAGTTCACCGCCAGCTGGAAAGAGGTCTACGTTGCCAGTTGGCCCGTGTTTGCGCTGGCGCTGGTGTGGTTTGGCGTGTTCTTTGGCATGCAGATGCTGTCACCGGAGTTGGCCGATGCACTCCAGGCCGCTGAGGACGAAGTCCGCAAGCCGTCCATGCCCTCGTTCACACCCGCCATGGGGGGCCTGCTGCTACTGGGCCTGGTGCTGTCGGTGCTGTGTTTTATCCGCCTCGAATACAACTACAAGAGCCTGCTGGTGCTCAAGGCCCAGGTGGGCGCCGAGCGCGGCCGCTGGAAACCGGTGTACATGGACTTTGTCAAGGTCTGGCTGGCCACGGTGGCAGTGTTCATCCTTTGCGTGGTGGGCATCGCGGTGCTGATCGGCGTGCTCGCAGGCAGCTCCATCGCGTTGGTGGCCAGCCAGAGCAACCGCCTGGGGCTGTGGATGTTTGTGGTGATCATCGTGTCCATCGTGGCGGGCATCTTTTTGCTGATCCTGGCGTCAGCACCCGCCCGCGCCTACCGCGAGGCGCGCATGTTCCAGCTCCTGTGGAGCAACATCGGCGTGAGCCACGTGGCGCGCTTCAAATGCCAATTGAAGAGCGGCCGCTATGTGGGACTGCGCATCAAGAACATGCTGCTCACCTTGCTCACGCTGGGCCTCTACCGGCCGTTTGCACGGGTCAGCGAATACCGCATGAAGCTTGAATCCGTCACCCTGCACGTCAAAGGCGGCGTGAACCAGGTGGCGGGCGCCATGGCACGCCAGCAGCAGGGAGGGCTGGGCGATGCGCTGGCCGATGCGGCTGGCCTGGATCTCATCGGGTGA
- a CDS encoding HlyD family secretion protein encodes MSENNTSASADALNKKNRNIRLAALGGVVVLAAAGSTAYWKLHASHYVSTDNTYAAAEVAQITPAVGGTVLEVNASDTQAVKQGDVLLVIDPTDAQLAVAQAKAELDRAERRVKSLMANDNSLSAQISARAADAQRATAQLAAAQADFERAKVDLQRRQALVASGSVSGDELTRAKNGFDAATAQLAAAKASAAQVTANQRSAVAAKEANAALISNSTVETNPEVAAARARLDQAEVNLARTVVRAPLDGVVAKRMVQLGQRVQPGAPLMVVVPVNDIYVEANFKEVQLEKVRIGQAVKLHADIYGKAVTYQGVVEGFSGGSGAAFAAIPAQNATGNWIKVVQRLPVRVKLDAAELQAHPLKIGLSMSAEIDTRTGGQQAAAAASADTQRTAAQ; translated from the coding sequence ATGTCTGAAAACAACACCTCTGCCAGCGCCGACGCCCTGAACAAAAAAAACCGCAACATCCGCCTCGCCGCCCTGGGGGGCGTGGTGGTGCTGGCCGCCGCCGGGTCCACCGCGTACTGGAAGCTGCACGCGTCGCACTACGTCTCGACCGACAACACCTACGCCGCTGCCGAAGTGGCGCAGATCACACCCGCCGTAGGCGGCACCGTGCTGGAAGTGAACGCGAGTGACACCCAGGCGGTCAAACAAGGCGATGTGCTGCTGGTCATCGACCCGACCGACGCCCAGCTGGCCGTGGCGCAGGCCAAGGCAGAGCTGGACCGGGCCGAGCGCCGCGTGAAAAGCCTGATGGCCAACGACAACAGCCTGTCCGCTCAAATCAGCGCACGCGCGGCCGACGCCCAGCGCGCCACCGCCCAGTTGGCTGCGGCGCAGGCGGACTTCGAACGCGCCAAGGTCGATCTCCAACGCCGCCAGGCGCTGGTCGCCTCGGGTTCAGTCTCGGGCGACGAACTGACGCGGGCCAAGAATGGCTTTGACGCCGCCACCGCACAACTGGCCGCCGCCAAGGCCAGCGCGGCACAGGTGACGGCCAACCAGCGTTCGGCCGTGGCCGCCAAAGAAGCCAATGCGGCCCTCATCAGCAACAGCACCGTGGAGACCAACCCCGAAGTGGCCGCAGCCCGCGCCCGGCTGGACCAGGCCGAGGTGAACCTGGCGCGCACCGTGGTGCGCGCACCACTCGACGGTGTGGTGGCCAAACGCATGGTGCAGCTGGGCCAGCGCGTGCAGCCCGGCGCGCCCCTGATGGTGGTGGTGCCGGTGAACGACATCTACGTGGAAGCCAACTTCAAGGAAGTGCAGCTGGAAAAGGTGCGCATCGGCCAAGCGGTGAAACTCCACGCCGACATCTACGGCAAGGCGGTGACCTACCAAGGCGTGGTCGAAGGATTCTCGGGAGGCTCCGGCGCAGCGTTTGCAGCCATTCCGGCACAGAACGCCACCGGCAACTGGATCAAGGTGGTGCAGCGCCTGCCGGTGCGCGTCAAGCTCGACGCGGCCGAGCTGCAGGCCCATCCGCTCAAGATCGGCCTGTCGATGAGCGCCGAGATCGATACCCGCACGGGCGGTCAACAGGCCGCCGCCGCTGCCTCCGCTGACACCCAACGCACCGCAGCGCAATAA
- a CDS encoding M48 family metallopeptidase, protein MPAPLHPALISGRWFDGRSSQARPVMVGLQATPRGPSLVLHPLSQPGAEPVVFAWTEVGWPEAWNRRKPQPLVVVDLRDHGSVEIDAVAAWRAALAAAGERPGIAQRMQTRWPVLLGVTAAAILGITLFYRYGTPWAATQLTRFVPLGWETSVAENVLKQMDDGTLKPSKLPKERQAQLKARFDAIAQQTPATHHRYPGYRPPLTLEFRSGMGANAFALPGGKIVMTDGIVKAAADKGLPDDALVGVLAHEIGHVVQRHTTRMVVQQGVLHMGLGLALGDVSGIVSTGASLLTGLAYSRSHEREADCFAIAAMAQAALPTAPMGQLLLAIARDADEDSNTQKKDPAQGTAAGAPTPQPGASAPDATRQRKTAQEVESHPVWSLLSSHPDTVERATELERGHAPHCTKG, encoded by the coding sequence GTGCCCGCGCCTCTACATCCGGCCCTGATCTCCGGACGCTGGTTCGACGGCCGAAGCAGCCAGGCCCGGCCCGTGATGGTGGGCCTGCAAGCCACGCCGCGGGGGCCATCGCTGGTGCTGCACCCACTCTCGCAGCCGGGGGCCGAGCCCGTGGTTTTTGCCTGGACGGAAGTCGGCTGGCCCGAAGCCTGGAACAGGCGCAAGCCTCAGCCCCTCGTGGTCGTTGACTTGCGCGACCACGGCAGTGTGGAGATCGACGCCGTGGCCGCCTGGCGTGCCGCGCTGGCGGCTGCTGGCGAGCGCCCGGGCATCGCGCAGCGCATGCAGACCCGCTGGCCCGTGCTGCTGGGCGTGACGGCCGCTGCCATCCTGGGCATCACCCTGTTCTACCGCTACGGCACGCCCTGGGCCGCCACCCAGCTCACGCGTTTTGTCCCCCTCGGCTGGGAGACCAGCGTAGCCGAGAACGTACTCAAGCAGATGGACGATGGCACCTTGAAACCCAGCAAGCTGCCCAAGGAACGGCAGGCTCAGCTGAAGGCCCGATTTGATGCGATCGCTCAGCAAACGCCCGCCACACATCACCGCTACCCCGGCTATCGCCCGCCACTGACACTGGAGTTCCGCTCCGGCATGGGCGCCAATGCCTTCGCGCTGCCCGGTGGCAAGATTGTGATGACCGACGGCATCGTGAAAGCCGCCGCCGACAAGGGCCTGCCCGACGATGCCCTGGTGGGCGTGCTGGCGCATGAGATCGGCCATGTGGTGCAGCGCCACACCACGCGCATGGTGGTGCAGCAGGGTGTACTCCACATGGGGCTGGGACTGGCGCTGGGCGACGTGTCGGGCATCGTCTCCACCGGCGCTTCATTGCTGACCGGCCTGGCCTACAGCCGCAGCCACGAGCGCGAGGCCGACTGCTTCGCCATCGCTGCCATGGCCCAGGCAGCCCTGCCCACGGCGCCCATGGGCCAGCTGCTGCTGGCGATTGCACGCGACGCAGACGAGGACAGCAACACCCAGAAAAAGGACCCGGCCCAAGGCACCGCTGCCGGCGCACCCACACCCCAACCCGGGGCCAGCGCGCCTGACGCCACGCGCCAACGCAAGACAGCCCAGGAGGTCGAATCGCACCCTGTCTGGTCGTTGTTGAGCAGCCACCCAGACACCGTGGAGCGGGCGACAGAGCTGGAACGGGGGCATGCGCCCCACTGCACAAAGGGCTGA
- a CDS encoding efflux transporter outer membrane subunit, producing MRQPSTPPSPALRRLRTPRHLPLLGAVLFLAGCAQLPDLGASPQPKSADAFQSARSLTAPLAQWPAQQWWTAYGDTQLDALIAEALADAPDLAAAAARLQRADAVVQIAGAANRPQLSANASISEDKLSYNHLTPRAMTPSGMNDYGRATLNLQWELDFWGKNRSALAAATSDVHASQAELAQARLWLASGVAAHYAELSRLYANRDTADKAVAIRAKTAGLFSERLDNGLENRGGLHNAQARLAMAEGELLALDEQIALQRNRLAALLGAGPDRGLTITRPSLKLDRAFGLPAELSADLLGRRPDVVAARWRAEAQSRRIDQQKAEFYPNVNLSALVGVQSLGLDILTKGGSGIAGIGPAISLPIFSGGRLQGALRGAHAAYGEAVAAYNTTVARALQDVADNAISQKALGERLLKVQQAVDAASQAHRVANNRYEGGLATYLEVLTAEDALLGALSAQTNLHSASFTLDIGLQRALGGGYQQPDVIAKK from the coding sequence ATGCGTCAACCCAGCACGCCACCGTCGCCCGCCTTGCGCAGGCTGCGCACGCCCCGCCACCTGCCCCTCCTCGGGGCAGTTTTGTTTTTGGCCGGGTGCGCCCAATTGCCCGACCTGGGCGCCTCCCCACAGCCGAAGTCGGCCGACGCATTCCAGAGCGCCCGGTCGCTGACGGCTCCGCTGGCGCAATGGCCCGCGCAACAGTGGTGGACGGCCTACGGCGACACCCAGCTGGATGCCCTGATCGCCGAAGCGCTGGCCGACGCACCCGATCTGGCCGCAGCAGCCGCGCGCCTGCAACGCGCCGATGCCGTGGTGCAAATCGCTGGCGCGGCCAACCGCCCCCAGCTCAGCGCCAACGCCTCCATCAGCGAGGACAAGCTGAGCTACAACCACCTCACGCCCCGCGCGATGACGCCCTCGGGCATGAACGACTACGGCCGCGCGACGCTGAACCTGCAGTGGGAGCTAGACTTCTGGGGCAAGAACCGCTCGGCACTGGCGGCGGCCACGTCCGATGTGCACGCCAGCCAGGCCGAGCTGGCCCAGGCACGCCTTTGGCTCGCCTCGGGCGTGGCCGCCCACTATGCGGAACTGAGCCGCCTGTACGCCAACCGCGACACCGCCGACAAGGCGGTCGCCATTCGCGCCAAGACAGCGGGCCTGTTCTCAGAGCGGCTGGACAACGGCCTGGAAAACCGGGGCGGCCTGCACAACGCACAGGCCCGCCTGGCCATGGCCGAAGGTGAGTTGCTGGCGCTGGACGAGCAGATCGCGCTGCAACGCAACCGCCTCGCTGCCCTGCTGGGCGCGGGGCCGGACCGGGGCCTGACGATCACGCGCCCCAGCCTGAAGCTCGACCGCGCCTTTGGCCTGCCCGCCGAACTCTCGGCCGACCTGCTCGGTCGCCGGCCCGACGTGGTCGCCGCACGGTGGCGCGCCGAGGCACAGTCGCGCCGCATCGACCAGCAAAAGGCCGAGTTCTATCCCAACGTCAACCTGTCGGCACTGGTGGGTGTGCAATCGCTGGGGCTGGACATACTGACCAAGGGCGGCTCCGGCATTGCGGGCATTGGCCCGGCGATTTCGCTGCCCATCTTCAGCGGCGGGCGCCTGCAAGGAGCGCTGCGGGGCGCCCATGCGGCCTATGGCGAAGCCGTGGCCGCGTACAACACCACCGTGGCCCGTGCGCTGCAGGACGTGGCCGACAACGCCATCAGCCAGAAGGCGTTGGGCGAGCGCCTCCTGAAGGTGCAACAAGCCGTGGACGCCGCGAGCCAAGCGCACCGCGTCGCCAACAACCGCTACGAAGGCGGATTGGCCACCTACCTCGAGGTGCTGACCGCCGAAGACGCACTGCTGGGCGCGCTGAGCGCCCAGACCAACCTGCACTCGGCGTCGTTCACGCTGGACATCGGCCTGCAGCGGGCGCTGGGCGGGGGCTACCAACAGCCCGACGTCATCGCCAAAAAGTAA
- the cysK gene encoding cysteine synthase A, with translation MKVDNILQTIGNTPHVRINRLFGPAANVWVKSERSNPGGSIKDRIALAMVEDAEKSGALQPGGTIIEPTSGNTGIGLALVAAVKGYKLILVMPDSMSIERRRLMLAYGAQFDLTPREKGMKGAIARAQELQAQTPGSWVPQQFENPANIDVHVRTTAQEILADFPEGLDALITGVGTGGHITGVARVLKAQFPHLKVFAVEPSASPVISGGAPSPHPIQGIGAGFIPKNLDTSLLDGVIQVDAEPAREYARRCAREEGMLVGISSGATLAAIAQKLPELPAGAKVLGFNYDTGERYLSVEGFLPA, from the coding sequence ATGAAAGTTGACAACATTCTGCAGACCATCGGCAACACGCCCCACGTGCGCATCAACCGCCTGTTTGGCCCGGCCGCCAACGTGTGGGTGAAGTCCGAGCGCAGCAACCCCGGTGGCTCCATCAAGGACCGCATTGCCCTGGCCATGGTGGAAGACGCGGAAAAATCCGGTGCACTGCAGCCCGGCGGCACCATCATCGAGCCCACCAGCGGCAACACCGGCATTGGCCTGGCATTGGTGGCGGCCGTCAAGGGCTACAAGCTGATTTTGGTAATGCCAGACAGCATGAGCATCGAACGCCGCCGCCTGATGCTGGCCTATGGTGCGCAGTTCGACCTGACCCCGCGCGAAAAGGGCATGAAGGGCGCGATTGCCCGCGCGCAAGAGTTGCAGGCGCAAACGCCGGGCTCCTGGGTTCCGCAGCAGTTTGAGAACCCGGCCAATATTGACGTGCACGTGCGCACCACGGCGCAGGAAATCCTGGCGGACTTCCCTGAAGGCCTTGATGCGCTGATCACCGGCGTGGGCACGGGCGGCCACATCACGGGCGTAGCGCGGGTGCTCAAGGCCCAATTTCCCCATCTCAAGGTGTTTGCGGTGGAGCCTTCGGCGTCGCCCGTGATCTCGGGCGGCGCACCATCGCCCCACCCCATCCAGGGCATTGGTGCCGGGTTTATCCCCAAGAACCTGGACACCAGCCTGCTCGACGGCGTGATCCAGGTCGATGCCGAACCGGCCCGTGAATACGCCCGCCGCTGTGCACGCGAAGAGGGCATGCTGGTGGGCATTTCGTCGGGCGCCACACTGGCCGCCATTGCGCAAAAACTGCCGGAGCTGCCCGCAGGCGCCAAGGTGCTGGGCTTCAACTACGACACCGGCGAGCGTTATCTGTCGGTGGAGGGATTCCTCCCGGCCTGA
- a CDS encoding lysylphosphatidylglycerol synthase domain-containing protein, with protein MAHPTLLADTDTLADAKAPAARGHTARGWRNWPQQAWWPWATRGVAAAFFVVVAGLIFRQARTVDWPAVLQAVRDLPTMALAMAGGLALLSHFTYGTFDWVGRYCSGHRLPRATTLGIAMTSYPFTLNLGSLIGGVGVRYRLYARRGVDPGTIGQVVGTSILTNWVGYLLLAGVLAWLWQPPTVAGWAVNTWQWRLGGTVVGSLALAYTGLCALRKGRALTLRGHEFPLPRWPVALWQVAVSASNWMLMGAALWMVLQAQVSYPAALATVLLGAVAGLVLRVPAGLGVLEAVGVALLATEALGQEEVLAALLAYRALYYFGPLVLAMVALGSAELRWRNRAGPPTEALPKI; from the coding sequence ATGGCCCACCCCACGCTGCTCGCGGACACCGACACCCTCGCCGACGCCAAGGCACCAGCGGCGCGCGGCCATACCGCTCGCGGCTGGCGCAACTGGCCGCAGCAGGCCTGGTGGCCGTGGGCAACCCGGGGGGTCGCAGCCGCATTTTTTGTGGTGGTGGCAGGCCTTATTTTTCGGCAGGCGCGCACGGTGGACTGGCCCGCCGTGCTGCAGGCCGTGCGCGACCTGCCCACCATGGCGCTGGCAATGGCGGGCGGGCTGGCGTTGCTGAGCCATTTCACCTATGGCACCTTCGACTGGGTAGGCCGCTATTGCAGCGGCCACCGGTTACCGCGCGCCACCACGCTGGGTATTGCCATGACGAGTTACCCGTTCACCCTGAACCTGGGTTCGCTGATCGGCGGGGTGGGTGTGCGCTACCGCCTGTATGCGCGGCGCGGTGTGGACCCCGGCACTATCGGCCAGGTGGTGGGTACCAGCATCTTGACGAATTGGGTCGGTTACCTGCTGCTGGCGGGCGTGCTGGCCTGGCTTTGGCAACCGCCCACCGTGGCGGGATGGGCGGTCAACACATGGCAATGGCGCCTGGGCGGCACTGTTGTGGGCAGTCTCGCACTGGCGTACACCGGGCTGTGCGCACTGCGCAAGGGCCGTGCGCTCACACTGCGTGGCCACGAATTTCCGCTGCCCCGCTGGCCGGTGGCGCTGTGGCAGGTGGCGGTGTCCGCGTCCAACTGGATGCTGATGGGTGCCGCGCTGTGGATGGTGTTGCAAGCCCAGGTCAGTTACCCCGCCGCCCTGGCCACCGTGCTGCTGGGTGCCGTGGCCGGGCTGGTGCTGCGCGTGCCTGCTGGCCTCGGCGTGCTGGAGGCCGTGGGCGTGGCGCTGCTGGCCACCGAGGCGCTGGGGCAAGAAGAAGTGCTGGCCGCGCTCCTGGCCTACCGGGCGCTGTATTACTTCGGGCCGCTGGTGCTGGCCATGGTGGCCTTGGGCAGCGCAGAGCTGCGCTGGCGCAACCGGGCGGGGCCTCCGACAGAGGCTTTGCCTAAAATATAA
- a CDS encoding endonuclease/exonuclease/phosphatase family protein — MATTTATDPQPIAFKVLTVNVHKGFTTFNRRFMLHELRDAVRNVAADLVFLQEVQGTHHRHASRLANFPQVPHYEFLADTIWSQYAYGRNAVYDNGDHGNALLSKFPITRYENHDISISGPERRGMLHCVLQPPGHHLPVHAICVHLGLQESHRQQQLQRVCDLVRTFPANEPVVLAGDFNDWRHRAHEVLRREVGLHEVFVQAFGRAVRTFPASMPLLALDRIYVRNASVHSPLTLPKKPWDKLSDHAPLAAEILL, encoded by the coding sequence ATGGCCACCACCACCGCTACCGACCCCCAGCCCATTGCGTTCAAGGTGCTCACCGTGAACGTGCACAAGGGCTTCACCACATTCAACCGGCGTTTCATGCTGCATGAACTGCGTGACGCCGTGCGCAACGTAGCGGCCGACCTGGTGTTTTTGCAAGAGGTACAGGGCACGCACCACCGGCACGCCAGCCGCCTGGCCAATTTTCCGCAGGTGCCGCACTACGAGTTTCTGGCAGACACCATCTGGTCGCAATATGCCTACGGCCGCAATGCGGTGTATGACAACGGCGACCACGGCAATGCGCTGCTGTCCAAGTTCCCCATCACGCGCTACGAGAACCACGACATCTCGATCAGCGGTCCAGAGCGGCGCGGCATGCTGCACTGCGTGTTGCAGCCGCCAGGGCACCATTTGCCGGTGCATGCCATCTGTGTGCACCTGGGGTTACAAGAGTCACATCGGCAGCAACAGCTCCAGCGCGTGTGCGACCTGGTGCGCACCTTTCCCGCCAACGAGCCCGTGGTGCTGGCGGGTGACTTCAACGACTGGCGCCACCGCGCCCACGAGGTGCTGCGCCGTGAGGTGGGGCTGCACGAGGTGTTTGTGCAGGCCTTTGGGCGTGCGGTGCGCACGTTCCCGGCGTCGATGCCACTGCTGGCGCTGGACCGCATCTACGTGCGCAATGCCTCTGTTCATTCGCCGCTGACGCTGCCCAAGAAGCCGTGGGACAAGTTGTCGGACCATGCCCCCCTGGCTGCGGAGATCTTGTTATGA
- a CDS encoding TetR/AcrR family transcriptional regulator: MRAKTEIRRQAILDAAAEVFQETGFERATMAAICERLGYSKATLYNYFASKEELFSAVVFEATEAEFQSTLEALDASFTDITLALEKFGRGLLTLLYSPQVQAMRRLIVSEASRSELGQKCYELGPVRNEAATAVFLQQAMDAGHLRQADAHIAALHLRGLLEAEWLDRFLFQTLGPVADAQINDTVQRAVAAFLAAYGPMPQ; the protein is encoded by the coding sequence GTGCGGGCAAAAACCGAGATAAGACGCCAAGCCATCCTGGATGCCGCCGCAGAGGTTTTTCAGGAAACGGGGTTTGAGCGGGCCACCATGGCCGCCATCTGCGAGCGCCTGGGATATTCCAAGGCCACGCTGTACAACTACTTTGCGTCCAAAGAAGAGTTGTTCTCGGCCGTGGTGTTTGAGGCCACCGAGGCCGAGTTCCAGTCCACGCTGGAGGCGCTGGACGCCTCGTTCACCGACATCACCCTGGCCCTGGAAAAGTTTGGCCGCGGCTTGCTCACCTTGCTGTACTCGCCCCAGGTCCAGGCCATGCGCCGATTGATCGTGTCGGAGGCCAGCCGCTCGGAACTGGGCCAAAAGTGCTACGAACTCGGACCCGTGCGCAATGAAGCGGCGACCGCGGTGTTTTTGCAGCAGGCCATGGATGCCGGGCATTTGCGCCAGGCCGATGCCCACATTGCGGCACTGCACCTGCGCGGTCTGCTGGAGGCCGAATGGCTCGACCGGTTTCTGTTTCAGACCTTGGGGCCGGTGGCCGATGCGCAAATCAATGACACGGTGCAGCGTGCGGTGGCCGCGTTCCTGGCCGCGTATGGGCCGATGCCCCAGTGA